Proteins from one Triticum aestivum cultivar Chinese Spring chromosome 7A, IWGSC CS RefSeq v2.1, whole genome shotgun sequence genomic window:
- the LOC123147314 gene encoding uncharacterized protein, with protein MAPPAPPNSPDGDAPPAMESQEALPEHVVDDIFLRLPTAEDLARASMASASFRRIIAARSFLRRFRALHRPPLLGVLAYESSQRANLSVAFLPAQPPHPAAAAAAHTLARADFSCSFLPSPELWINCDFRDGRALLSKQGDFLANLAVCDPLHRRYVLLPALPDDLAALTRELDVIHCHPFLAHAGQDRGDNADAPSGFRVMCLLRCSSTLILFIFSSSGARAGQWRTVTFGGWGALMAGHVGVDFFLATLSTRRHYAHGCFYWEIPYTRKLLVFDTRTEEFSSLSTPRGHYQMVFVEAMEGRLGMFSRSIEDDGKHLLYDILQDNGDGTKEWRREDVISVPYKYHYDIIGVAGGCLLLHGNVDNPESPEFHFNSYSLDLQTMKLKWFRGTQSLYFSPHSHLYDGFPPFLSPPTI; from the coding sequence AtggcgccgccggcgccgcccaacAGCCCCGACGGCGACGCCCCGCCGGCCATGGAGTCCCAGGAGGCCCTCCCGGAACACGTCGTCGATGACATCTTCCTCCGCCTCCCCACGGCCGAGGACCTCGCCCGCGCATCCATGGCCAGCGCATCCTTCCGCCGCATCATCGCCGCCCGCTCCTTCCTCCGCCGCTTTCGCGCCCTCCACCGGCCGCCTCTCCTGGGCGTGCTCGCGTACGAGTCGTCCCAAAGGGCCAACCTCTCGGTCGCCTTcctcccggcccagccgccccaccccgccgcggcggccgccgcccacACCCTCGCCAGGGCCGACTTCTCCTGCTCTTTCCTCCCCTCGCCGGAGCTCTGGATCAACTGTGACTTCCGCGACGGCCGTGCCCTCCTCTCCAAGCAGGGGGATTTCCTGGCCAACCTCGCCGTGTGCGACCCACTGCATCGGCGCTACGTCCTGCTACCTGCCCTCCCTGACGACCTGGCTGCCCTAACCAGGGAGCTAGATGTGATACATTGTCACCCCTTCCTTGCCCATGCCGGCCAGGACAGGGGCGACAATGCCGACGCTCCGTCGGGCTTCAGGGTCATGTGCTTGCTCAGGTGCTCGAGCACGCTGATCCTCTTCATCTTCTCCTCGTCGGGTGCCCGTGCAGGCCAATGGCGCACTGTTACATTTGGTGGTTGGGGCGCCTTGATGGCAGGACACGTCGGTGTGGATTTCTTCCTGGCCACTCTATCCACGCGCCGCCATTATGCTCATGGGTGCTTTTATTGGGAGATACCTTATACCCGCAAGCTGCTCGTGTTCGACACGCGCACGGAGGAGTTCTCTTCTCTCAGCACTCCACGTGGCCATTATCAGATGGTCTTTGTGGAGGCAATGGAAGGAAGGCTCGGGATGTTTAGTCGCAGCATTGAAGATGATGGAAAACACCTCTTGTATGACATTTTGCAGGATAATGGGGATGGCACAAAGGAGTGGCGAAGGGAGGACGTAATCTCGGTGCCATATAAATATCACTATGACATCATCGGTGTTGCAGGGGGATGCTTACTTCTACATGGGAATGTAGACAACCCGGAGTCTCCAGAATTCCACTTCAACTCTTATTCACTCGATCTGCAGACTATGAAGCTTAAGTGGTTTCGTGGGACTCAGTCCTTGTACTTCTCCCCGCACAGCCATCTGTATGATGGTTTCCCGCCATTCTTGTCTCCACCAACTATTTGA